A window from Hemicordylus capensis ecotype Gifberg chromosome 2, rHemCap1.1.pri, whole genome shotgun sequence encodes these proteins:
- the LOC128341965 gene encoding alpha-1-macroglobulin-like isoform X6: MNMADGQGCFSQVVQTKVFQLMSLGYKRNIDVEGQIKEEGTGVKLTSTGSTEITGILSKITFEKRDTYFKPGIPFFGQVKLVDGAEVPLANKTIQITAFQTIPVPRFEYKANYTTDAKGIVQFSIDTSNFTEHWKWTFFLVQADFTFQGSRYGAGGITLHHQRGFPLISNFYSPSRSYLYIEPVPGTLSCGQTQPVRVHHVLNSDVLEEEKVTFNYLVMAKGRIVKTGTHPLLLEHKKDS; the protein is encoded by the exons ATGAATATG GCAGATGGGCAAGGCTGCTTCTCTCAGGTGGTGCAGACAAAGGTATTTCAGCTGATGAGCCTAGGTTATAAGAGGAACATCGATGTGGAAGGCCAGATCAAAGAAGAAGGCACAG GGGTGAAGTTGACAAGCACAGGTTCCACGGAGATCACTGGAATTCTCAGCAAAATTACCTTTGAAAAGAGGGACACTTATTTCAAGCCTGGGATCCCCTTCTTTGGGCAG GTGAAGCTGGTGGATGGCGCCGAAGTGCCATTGGCTAACAAAACGATCCAGATTACCGCTTTTCAAACTATCCCGGTACCGCGCTTCGAGTACAAGGCCAACTACACAACGGATGCCAAGGGCATAGTACAGTTTTCTATAGATACTTCCAACTTCACAGAACACTGGAAGTGGACTTTTTTCCTAGTGCAA GCAGATTTTACATTCCAAGGTTCACGTTATGGAGCAGGCGGGATCACTTTACACCACCAACGAGGATTTCCCCTCATATCAAATTTCTACTCACCAAGTCGAAGCTACCTTTATATCGAGCCTGTCCCTGGAACACTAAGCTGTGGGCAGACTCAGCCTGTTCGAGTGCACCATGTCCTGAATTCAGATGTTCTGGAAGAGGAGAAGGTCACCTTTAACTATTTG GTGATGGCTAAGGGGAGAATTGTGAAGACGGGGACCCACCCTCTGCTTCTGGAACACAAAAAAG